From the genome of Rhodothermales bacterium:
CCGTGAGGTACTTCAGAGCGGGCACCATGGGATAATCCTGGATGATGCTCCGCGTCGCACAGACAACATCGTTGAGGTTCGCGAGGTCGTCGTCGCCTCCGGCCCACGCGTCGTAGACCGCCCGGATCGCGCCTGCATTCACATTCGCCGTGGCCGTGATACATCCCGCGCTCCCCGCGTTAACTCCGTCGAGCAGAAACCGCTCCGAGCCCGGAAAGATGGCAAGCTCCGGGTAGCGCTCCAGGAGTCCGGCTGTGTTCGACCAGTCGCCAGAGCTGTCTTTGAGCCCCGCGATGATGTCCGCGTAATTCGCTAGCAGGATGTCAATCAGCCCCGTCGAGATTGGCACTCCGGATAGCTGCGGAAAGTGATACAGGTAGATGCGGAGATTCGGATCGGCCACGCGATCGATGACCGTGGCGAAGCTGCGCGCCAGTCCTTCGTCGCTCATTCCCTTGTAGTAGAACGGCGGCAGCATGAGAACTTTCGAGCAGCCGCGCGACAGGGCGTGGCCCGTGAGACGTACAGATTCAGTGAACGCGCAACAGCCGGTACCGACCATAAGACGGTTGGGGTCGACGCCGTCGTTTATTACGGCGTCCAGCAGGTCGGTTCGCTCTTCCACGGAGAACGAGTTGGCTTCGCTCGTCGTGCCGAACAGCACGAGGCCGTGGCAACCGCTGTCCAGAAGCCACCGAGCATGCCGGATAAATCGCGCGACGTCGATTCCAAGGTTCTTTTCGACAGGCACCAGGGCCGGGGACCAGACACCGTGCGCAGGGTGCGTCGCTGCCGGACCTGCAATCACTTGTTCGCACCAGAAGGGGATTCACTCATGGCGGTGCCAACTGTACTTGTGGATTCGTTGTTTCGAGTCGGCTCGCTGCATGGTGTAGATTCTTTGATCCGGCCGTCTCGCATGTTGGCTGCGGAAACAGTAAGCGAGAATTTCGCGGTCCGGAAATCTCTGCCGCCGGAACCATGATGGTCGGATTCAGCCGGGACCGTCTCATGACGCTGTAGCACTCGATACGCCGTAGACTCCGACCTTCTCGGCCTTCCCCCTGAGTTGGAAGTCACCGATCCAGTTGGTCAGTAAGCCCGACCCGTTTCGTATCTCCGTCTGCACCCGATCAGAGATCAGCATCCGCCGCCCGTCGGTCTTGCAGAGTTCAAGCAGGCGCGCCGCGGTATTGAGCGGATCGCCGTGGTATGCGATATCTCGTTTGATGTCTCCGACCTCTGTTGCAGTAACGCTTCCCACATCCGCTCCTGCACGAAACTGAGGCGCATGCCCGAAGCGATGCTCATAGTATTCGCTTCTCTTCGCCAGCCTCCGATCGAATCCGAAGAACGCCTCCAGACATTGCTCGGACGACACGGCATCGCCAGCGGTCCACGTCAAGACAACCTCGTCTCCAACGTATTGATAGATGCTGGCGCCGGACTCCAGTACGAAATCGGTGAGATCATGAAAGCATTCGTTCAGCAACTGACTGTACTGCCGGTGCCCCAGCGTCTCGGCTATTGTGGTCGAGCCCTGAAGATCTATGAACAGAAAAAGCCGATCCTCGCTCTTCGGCCGGTGATACCTGCCAGAGATCAGTGCGGCAAGATTGCCCGGTCCCACCTTCCGGCGAACCTCGCGAAGAAAATTGACGGCCACGACGCTCACGATGAACGACACGATGATCGAAACGACCAGTCTTCCGGTCATCGCTTGCATCATGCGCATTAGTTGGTCGCCCGGAAAGACGAAAAGGAGCAGGACGACGTTGGTGATCGATGCTACGACCAGAAGACACAACACATACACGCCGCTCTTGATAAGAATGATCTGCCCGAACGGTCGGCGTCGCAAGCGCGTGGAGTCCGACCAGACGTCGACCAACAGCATGGTCGCGGCGAAGCCGACGGCGGAGATCAGGAGCTCGACGTGTATGCCTGGACCGGACACGTACGTCTTCAGCATGCCATCTTTGAAGTAGTCCATCAGGCCCCACACCACGACGAAGTAGAAGAGGTAGAAGGTGGAGATCAAGAGAAAAAACGTGAGGCGGAAGTCCGCCAGTCTGGAGCGGTGCTTGGCTTTCATTCGAATCTTGTCTGGTGCCACTTCAGGAGGACCCGATTAGACTGCGGGCGCCCACTCAGTCAACCATGCAGCTGCAGGATACAACCCCGGTCGCGTGCGATACGCCTGACCCCGCTCCTGTGGTTTGTTTTTCTGATGAACGGCATCTCGTGTTCAGGTGTCAACCGGGGAATCCCTGATAGCAGCGCGCCGAAGCGCTTCACGGGGAATCCGGGGCGCCCGGACGTTATATTCGGGGTGACTTCACGAGGCATCCAACGATCCCATGCCCGGGAAACGCGTCTACACCGAGA
Proteins encoded in this window:
- a CDS encoding dihydrodipicolinate synthase family protein, which produces MAGPAATHPAHGVWSPALVPVEKNLGIDVARFIRHARWLLDSGCHGLVLFGTTSEANSFSVEERTDLLDAVINDGVDPNRLMVGTGCCAFTESVRLTGHALSRGCSKVLMLPPFYYKGMSDEGLARSFATVIDRVADPNLRIYLYHFPQLSGVPISTGLIDILLANYADIIAGLKDSSGDWSNTAGLLERYPELAIFPGSERFLLDGVNAGSAGCITATANVNAGAIRAVYDAWAGGDDDLANLNDVVCATRSIIQDYPMVPALKYLTARRLSDEAWRQVRPPMVELTAERGAELVRRLDEQGLAV
- a CDS encoding adenylate/guanylate cyclase domain-containing protein codes for the protein MKAKHRSRLADFRLTFFLLISTFYLFYFVVVWGLMDYFKDGMLKTYVSGPGIHVELLISAVGFAATMLLVDVWSDSTRLRRRPFGQIILIKSGVYVLCLLVVASITNVVLLLFVFPGDQLMRMMQAMTGRLVVSIIVSFIVSVVAVNFLREVRRKVGPGNLAALISGRYHRPKSEDRLFLFIDLQGSTTIAETLGHRQYSQLLNECFHDLTDFVLESGASIYQYVGDEVVLTWTAGDAVSSEQCLEAFFGFDRRLAKRSEYYEHRFGHAPQFRAGADVGSVTATEVGDIKRDIAYHGDPLNTAARLLELCKTDGRRMLISDRVQTEIRNGSGLLTNWIGDFQLRGKAEKVGVYGVSSATAS